One genomic window of Nicotiana sylvestris chromosome 10, ASM39365v2, whole genome shotgun sequence includes the following:
- the LOC104224797 gene encoding plant intracellular Ras-group-related LRR protein 9-like, producing the protein MDPDPSNFPILSYVMAKLPSIGPKRSTADDFDIEQPPLHPPQSQEPHFDLAERMPHLTDLKVVSAMRLAVAEVAQTRSVLKTLGERPDHEIVDTAKMKLAEIEANLSKHHDNEVVLSPRSPDAKEDESVKAAEKEREEYKALISLDELHEAYEKMLKEAEVKLQRIYEAAVAGDNVAASAADEEVTNEKGFGVKEEVNEEVVGILQEALGKGVEKIDLSGRMLRLLPEAFGKIRSLIILNLSNNQLQVIPDSIAGLENLEELHLASNILESLPDSIGLLFSLKILDVSGNKLAAIPDSISHCRSLVELDARFNQLSYLPTNIGYELVNLKRLSVSFNKLRSLPSSIGEMKSLRLLDLHFNELHGLPHSIGNLTNLEILNLSSNFNDLTELPDTIGDLTNLKELDLSNNQIHELPDTFGRLDNLTKLNLDQNPLVIPPKEVVYGGAEAVKAFIIKRRLDVLMEEERQNMEEEEGQTLTSLLTRSTSWLSGVVSNVSGSVAEYLGGVRKLDPDHYLNQQL; encoded by the exons ATGGATCCAGACCCTAGCAATTTCCCAATTCTCTCCTATGTCATGGCTAAGCTCCCCAGCATCGGCCCCAAACGATCCACTGCCGATGACTTCGACATCGAACAGCCGCCGCTGCATCCTCCGCAGTCGCAAGAACCTCATTTCGACCTTGCCGAGCGAATGCCGCATCTCACTGATCTCAAAGTCGTTTCCGCAATGCGACTCGCGGTCGCTGAAGTCGCTCAGACCCGATCCGTGCTCAAAACCCTAGGCGAACGTCCCGATCACGAGATTGTCGATACTGCAAAGATGAAACTAGCAGAAATTGAAGCCAATTTGTCCAAGCATCACGACAACGAGGTTGTTTTATCTCCGCGATCACCAGATGCGAAGGAGGATGAGTCCGTAAAGGCAGCGGAGAAGGAGAGAGAGGAGTACAAGGCGTTAATATCATTGGATGAGTTACACGAGGCGTATGAGAAGATGTTGAAGGAAGCTGAGGTGAAGTTGCAGAGGATTTATGAGGCTGCTGTTGCTGGTGATAACGTGGCAGCATCAGCAGCTGATGAGGAGGTGACAAATGAGAAGGGTTTTGGAGTCAAAGAGGAAGTAAATGAGGAAGTGGTTGGGATTTTACAGGAAGCGTTGGGGAAAGGTGTAGAGAAGATTGATTTATCTGGTCGGATGTTGAGGTTGTTGCCAGAAGCTTTTGGGAAGATTCGTTCTTTAATCATACTGAATTTGTCAAATAATCAACTTCAG GTAATTCCTGATTCAATTGCTGGTTTGGAAAATCTTGAGGAGCTTCATCTTGCTTCTAATATTTTGGAGTCATTGCCTGACTCCATTGGCTTGTTATTTAGTTTGAAGATCTTAGATGTCTCTGGAAATAAGCTTGCTGCAATTCCAGATAGCATTTCCCATTGCAG GTCATTGGTGGAGTTGGATGCAAGGTTCAACCAGCTTTCTTACTTGCCAACAAACATTGGGTATGAACTAGTAAATCTGAAAAGGCTTTCAGTTTCTTTCAACAAGCTCCGTTCCCTACCCAGTTCTATTGGTGAGATGAAGTCCCTGCGCTTACTAGATTTGCATTTCAATGAACTTCATGGACTTCCACATTCAATTGGGAACTTGACAAATCTTGAGATCCTCAACCTGAGCAGCAATTTCAATGATCTGACTGAACTTCCAGACACAATCGGTGACTTGACAAATTTAAAAGAACTTGATCTGAGCAACAACCAGATCCATGAATTGCCTGATACATTTGGCCGGCTTGACAACCTGACTAAGCTTaatttggaccaaaaccctcTTGTGATACCTCCAAAGGAGGTTGTATATGGAGGGGCTGAAGCTGTGAAAGCTTTTATAATTAAGCGACGGCTTGATGTACTGATGGAAGAAGAGCGACAAAACATGGAGGAAGAGGAGGGACAGACGTTGACCAGTTTACTTACACGAAGTACCTCCTGGTTGAGTGGTGTTGTTTCAAATGTTTCTGGATCTGTTGCGGAGTATTTGGGTGGTGTAAGAAAGTTAGATCCAGACCATTATCTCAACCAGCAGTTGTGA